The following coding sequences are from one Schizosaccharomyces osmophilus chromosome 1, complete sequence window:
- a CDS encoding pyridoxine-pyridoxal-pyridoxamine kinase has product MDLLETKRILAVQSSVCHGYVGNRSATFPLQLLGWDVDVIPTVELSNHAGYPIVKGRTLDAAHIMDLYEGVSLANPNGYDCLLTGYSRGKECVETIFQIAKLVKAKNPNAIWVLDPVLGDNGKLYVEEAILPLYRSMLPYADLITPNGFEAEVLTEMPVNSLASAYDCVQVLHEMYHIKHVVISSFLAIEGNVWKLYCFASSIGSKPFYVKIPFIEGFFCGTGDLLTALLAAHIASNEFKEDSDSFKRAIEVSLSSVHEVVQRTASRVESLNVKEYHPAYSELSIVKSQHSILSPSFPLFGVYFDRSQNAV; this is encoded by the exons ATGGATCTACTAGAAACGAAACGCATTTTGGCTGTTCAG TCATCGGTTTGTCACGGTTACGTTGGTAATCGTTCTGCTACATTTCCATTGCAACTTTTGGGCTGGGATGTGGATGTTATACCCACCGTAGAGTTGTCAAACCATGCAG GCTACCCAATTGTCAAAGGAAGAACTTTGGATGCTGCTCACATTATGGACTTGTACGAAGGCGTAAGCCTTGCTAACCCAAATGGATACGATTGCCTTTTGACAGGCTATTCcagaggaaaagaatgtgtagaaaccatttttcaaatcgCTAAACTTGTAAAAGCGAAAAACCCAAATGCCATTTGGG tATTAGATCCTGTCCTAGGAGATAATGGAAAACTTTATGTCGAAGAAGCAATACTTCCTTTATATCGTTCCATGCTGCCTTACGCAGATTTAATCACGCCCAATGGATTTGAAGCTGA GGTTTTGACAGAGATGCCCGTAAACTCATTAGCGTCTGCCTATGACTGTGTTCAGGTTTTGCACGAGATGTACCATATCAAACACGTCGTAATTTCCTCATTCTTGGCAATAGAAGGAAACGTTTGGAAActttattgttttgcttcttcaattggTTCGAAGCCCTTTTATGTGAAGATTCCATTCATTGAAGGCTTCTTCTGCGGTACCGGTGATTTATTAACAGCTCTGCTTGCAGCTCATATCGCTTCCaatgaatttaaagaagatTCTGATTCATTTAAGAGAGCAATTGAAGTTTCCTTAAGCTCAGTTCATGAAGTCGTGCAACGAACCGCTTCTCGGGTCGAGTCTTTGAATGTGAAAGAGTATCATCCAGCATACTCGGAGCTTTCAATCGTGAAAAGTCAACATAGCATTCTTTCTCCTTCATTCCCATTGTTTGGAGTTTATTTCGATAGATCTCAAAACGCCGTATAA
- the arc2 gene encoding ARP2/3 actin-organizing complex subunit Arc34, translated as MLSLDYNNRFIHDILTERFQTGNPSSIDQVVTDFDGVTFHISTPESKTKILISLYMKCFSELVNYGTLGLLNQIYGPYVHNPVESGYNFSIVIDLEQLPSTQEEREQLIISASLLKRNALAAPFHGAFAKQAELAEIVKKDPENIVLVNKKSVAENYMAIHYRDEEMIILWPEHDRVTVVFSTKFLEEADRIFGKVFLQEFVDARRRPSIQTAPQVLFSYRDPPLEIRNVGGIKNEHDDTGFVTFVLFERHFTPQVREDCISHIQIFRNTLHYHIKASKAYMHQRMRKRVADFQKVLNRAKPDVKMERKTASGRSFAHA; from the exons ATGCTATCGTTAGACTATAACAACAGATTCATTCACGATATTCTGACAGAACGGTTTCAAAC TGGAAATCCGTCGTCAATTGATCAAGTTGTCACGGATTTCGACGGAGTGACCTTTCATATCTCAACTCCCGAgtcaaaaacgaaaatattAATTAGTTTGTATATGAAATGCTTCTCCGAACTGGTTAATTACGGCACTTTGGGTCTACTCAACCAAATTTACGGCCCTTACGTCCATAACCCTGTTGAGAGTGGATACAACTTTAGTATCGTTATTGACTTGGAGCAATTACCTTCTACCCAAGAGGAAAGAGAGCAACTGATTATTTCtgcttctttattaaaGCGTAACGCCCTCGCAGCTCCATTCCATGGTGCCTTTGCTAAGCAAGCCGAGTTGGCCGAAATCGTAAAGAAAGACCCCGAAAACATTGTTTTGGTGAACAAGAAGTCAGTTGCTGAAAATTATATGGCTATCCATTATCGTGATGAGGAAATGATTATCTTATGGCCCGAGCACGATCGAGTTACTGTGGTCTTTTCCACCaagtttttggaagaagcagaCAGAATATTTGGCAAAGTATTTTTACAAGAGTTCGTAGATGCGCGTCGCCGCCCTTCTATCCAAACTGCTCCACAAGTGTTGTTCTCGTACCGTGATCCTCCTTTGGAAATCCGCAATGTTGGTGGAATAAAAAACGAGCACGACGACACTGGATTCGTAACCTTTGTCTTATTTGAGCGTCATTTCACCCCCCAAGTCCGGGAAGACTGTATTTCGCACATTCAAATTTTCCGCAATACATTACATTATCACATCAAGGCATCCAAGGCCTACATGCATCAGCGCATGCGTAAGCGTGTTGCAGACTTCCAAAAAGTACTAAACCGTGCTAAACCTGATGTGAaaatggaaagaaaaactgcCAGCGGTCGATCCTTTGCGCATGCTTAA